TTATATCTGCTCGGCGTGATGACGCTGCTGGCCGGTCTGGTGGCTTCGTTCTCCCGCGGCGGAACTGTGGCGCTCGGCATCGTGCTTGCCATCATTCTCTATCTGAAACGAAGCTGGCCGCTTTTCCTTCTGGTGCTGCTCGTAAGCCTGGCGCTGGTTCTTCTTGTCATCCCACCAACCTTTTGGCAGCATCTGCTCACCCTGTTCGATCTGGGGAAATTTCTCGCCGACCCCTCTTTGCGTTGGCGCGGCCGCTTGATGATGGGCGCCTTTGACCAGATCAGCCAGAATCCTCTGCTGGGCATCGGCATCGGAAACTGGATGATGATCACCACCCGTTATATGTCGCTGATGCCGCTGGCAGTGCACAACACGTTTCTCCACGTGGCGGCGGAAACCGGCGTGTTCGGGATCACTCTGTTCTTGCTGATTTTTGTCCGGACCTTTAGCAATTATTACCGCGCCCAAAAGCTGTTCTCACAGGCGGGAGACATTCGTCTGGCGCTGGTGAGTCAGGGTCTATTTGTCGGTCTGGTGGGCGTTTTCGTCGGCGCCCTGTTTCTCTCCGTACAGGAAGCGTTGATCATCTGGGCCATGTTCGGTCTCAGCGTAGCCATGCGACGCGTGGCAGAGCGGGAAAATGGGAACACCGCATTGGGGCCGGTCTCTTCCGGCCGATCAACCGTACGTTTGGCCGGCTTCTAAAAGGATAACTCCTCGTTCTGCTGGCGGCGAAAGCCCGCCATAGATCTGTTCACTGCTTTTATCTTAGGAGCGTCGCATGAAAGTCAATTTTCTCGATCTCAAGGCGCAATATCTCTCTATCAAAACGGAAATCGATGAAGCCATTCTGGCGGTTTTGAATAAGAGCGCTTTTGCCGCCGGACCGTTCGTCAAATCGTTTGAAACCAATTTCGCCCAACGCCAGGGTGCAAAATTTTGCGTGGGCGTCAACAACGGCACCGCGGCACTGCACGCCGCCATGATGGCGCTGAACATCGGACCGGACGACGAGGTGATTGTTCCAGCGAACACGTTTTTCGCCACCCCGGAGGCCGTGAGCCTGTCCGGCGCCACGCCCGTGTTCGTCGACTGCGAACCCCGATACTATAACATCGATCCAGCCAAAATCGAAAGGGTGATCACTAAAAAAACCAAAGCGATCATCGCCGTTCATCTCTACGGCCAGCCGGCCCAGGCGGATGAAGTGAAAAAGATCAGCGATCAACATGGATTGCTGCTCATCGAGGACTGTGCCCAGTCCCATCTGGCGGAGTTGAACGGCCGGCCCACCGGCGTCTTTGGCGTATGCGGTTGCTTCAGCTTTTATCCGGGCAAAAACCTCGGCGCGTACGGCGAAGGCGGCGCCGTGATCACCAACGACGAAGCGCTCTATAACAAACTCATGATGATCCGCGATCACGGCAGCGCCCAAAAATACTATCACGACCTCATCGGCCACAACTATCGCATGGAGGGTCTGCAGGGCGCCATCCTCGACGTCAAACTGCGTCATCTCGACGCCTGGACCGAAACCCGGCGCCGTAACGCTGATGCCTATCGCCGGGAGTTGGCGGAGTGCAGCGAGATCGTGGTTCCGGAGGAGATGGCGGGGGCCAAACATGTCTATCACCTGTTCGTCATCCGCAGCAAGCAACGCGATGCGCTGCAAAAATATCTGCAGGATAACGAGGTCTACACCGGGATCCACTATCCCATCCCCTGCCATTTGCAAAAGGCCTATGCCTCCCTGAACTATGCCAGAGGCGCGTTCCCGGTGAGTGAAGCCTATGCGGATGAAATTCTTTCCCTGCCCATGTCCGAGATGCTGACAGAGGAAGAGATCGCTTTCGTGGCCAAAACCATCAAAGCCTTCTTCGCCAAATAAAGGAAAGGAATGTCCAGGGTAAGCGTCATCATGCCGGTTTTCAACGGGATGAATTACTTTGCCGAAGCGATGGAAAGCGTTCTCTGTCAATCGTTGCGGGACTTGCTCATCGTCGTGTATGACGGAACGATTGACGCCACCCGTACGATCGCAGCCCGGCTCCGCGATCGTACGGTCTGTCTGCACCTGGCCAACGGCGGACCGGGCGGTGGCCGCAGCAGTCTGCCCCTCTGCCGATGGCGCCGGAAATCGATTCTGCGGAAAGGGCTGCCCAGACTGGGCGCACCGTCCGCGAGGCAACCGGCTCAACTTTTCTTGGCGCCGCCCTCCCTTGCCAGGAGGATAAAAAGATAAAACAACTGCTCAAAGCCACCACCCTGTCGGGCACATCCACTGTGCTCAACACGGTCATCCGCTTTGTCAAAACCAAAGCCATGGCGCTGCTCTTGGGAACAGAGGGCGTGGGCTTTATTGGACAACTGAACAGTTTTTTTCTCCTCCTGAGCAACTTAACCGCTCTGGGCAACAACGTCGGGGTGACTCGTTTTGTCGCCGATTTCGAGGCCCGGGGTGAAAGAGAAAACATCAACCGTCTGATTCACAGCGTCCGCCTGGTCATCGGCTTGTTTGTTTTATTTTGCGTGATTCTGGGCATTGTGTTCTCCCGCACCCTCTCCGCTTGGATCCTCAAGGATGAAAAGTACTTTCTCGTTATCATCATCACCTTGATTGGGCTGCCCTTTACGGTATTGTATCATTTTTATCGTTCGGTGTTCACCGGTTTACTGGAGATCCGCACCTACGTCATAAGCGGGGTACTCACGGCTCTGGCGGGATTGCTCCTGCTGCTTCCTCTGGTGTATTTCTTTCAGTTGAACGGTGCGGTGTGGCACATTGCGCTTTTCGCCGTGACCAGCCTGGTCATCGCACACTTTTTCTACAGGCAAATTCGGGCCCGCCGTCTGCCCGGTTCATCGAGAACGCCCGCCTTAGACCGCTCCATTCTATCAAGCGTTCTCCAATTCGGCGCCGCCAGTCTAATCGCCACCACCAGCCTGTACCTGGCCAATCTGATCGTACGCAAGGTCATCCTCGATCATCTGGGATGGGCTCAGGCCGGCATCTACGCAGCCATGCTGCAGATGTCCAACCAGTGCATTCAGTTGGTGCTGGAATCGATCAACAGCTATTGCTATCCGCGGCTGAGCGGTCTGCAGAAATCCGGGGAGGTGGTGTATGAGTTAAACGAAATTTTACGGCTCACGCTCAGCCTGGTCACGCCCCTTATCGTGGCGTTTGCTCTGTTCAAGGATCTGATCATCGTCGTATTCTTATCCCGCGAATTTCTTCTGGCGTCCTCGCTCATCGGAATGCAGCTTTTGGGCGACACGTTCAAAGCGGTCGGCTGGTCCATCGGCGTCGGTCTGCTGCCGATGAAAAAGCTCAAGGCGTTTGCCCTCATCGACGTGCTATGGAGCGCCCTGTTCGTCTCTCTCAGCTTGGTGCTGGCGCCGCGATGGGGCTTGAGAGGTGTTTTGGCCGCTTATCTGGCCGGCTATGTTTTTCATGTGGTGGCAAACTATGTGTACGCGGCCAGGACCATCGCCTACCGGCTGTGGCCCGCCAATCAAATTCTTGTGTTGCTCTCGTTGCTGCTGATCGTATATACGACGATGTTCTTCCGCCCGGAGCCCTTTCATCTGCCGCTCCTTCTCACCGGCGTTCTGGTCTGGTGCTGTAAAGCGGTACGGCGGGATGAGATCGCGGCGCTGCTTCGGATCATCAAAGGAAAATTTTCTGCATGAAACAGTTGTTGATCCTGTCCCATATGTTTCCCAATCGCAACGATCCGCGTCTGGGCATCTTTGTTCACG
The window above is part of the bacterium genome. Proteins encoded here:
- a CDS encoding O-antigen ligase family protein, translating into LYLLGVMTLLAGLVASFSRGGTVALGIVLAIILYLKRSWPLFLLVLLVSLALVLLVIPPTFWQHLLTLFDLGKFLADPSLRWRGRLMMGAFDQISQNPLLGIGIGNWMMITTRYMSLMPLAVHNTFLHVAAETGVFGITLFLLIFVRTFSNYYRAQKLFSQAGDIRLALVSQGLFVGLVGVFVGALFLSVQEALIIWAMFGLSVAMRRVAERENGNTALGPVSSGRSTVRLAGF
- a CDS encoding glycosyltransferase, whose product is MSRVSVIMPVFNGMNYFAEAMESVLCQSLRDLLIVVYDGTIDATRTIAARLRDRTVCLHLANGGPGGGRSSLPLCRWRRKSILRKGLPRLGAPSARQPAQLFLAPPSLARRIKR
- a CDS encoding oligosaccharide flippase family protein → MLNTVIRFVKTKAMALLLGTEGVGFIGQLNSFFLLLSNLTALGNNVGVTRFVADFEARGERENINRLIHSVRLVIGLFVLFCVILGIVFSRTLSAWILKDEKYFLVIIITLIGLPFTVLYHFYRSVFTGLLEIRTYVISGVLTALAGLLLLLPLVYFFQLNGAVWHIALFAVTSLVIAHFFYRQIRARRLPGSSRTPALDRSILSSVLQFGAASLIATTSLYLANLIVRKVILDHLGWAQAGIYAAMLQMSNQCIQLVLESINSYCYPRLSGLQKSGEVVYELNEILRLTLSLVTPLIVAFALFKDLIIVVFLSREFLLASSLIGMQLLGDTFKAVGWSIGVGLLPMKKLKAFALIDVLWSALFVSLSLVLAPRWGLRGVLAAYLAGYVFHVVANYVYAARTIAYRLWPANQILVLLSLLLIVYTTMFFRPEPFHLPLLLTGVLVWCCKAVRRDEIAALLRIIKGKFSA
- a CDS encoding DegT/DnrJ/EryC1/StrS family aminotransferase; its protein translation is MKVNFLDLKAQYLSIKTEIDEAILAVLNKSAFAAGPFVKSFETNFAQRQGAKFCVGVNNGTAALHAAMMALNIGPDDEVIVPANTFFATPEAVSLSGATPVFVDCEPRYYNIDPAKIERVITKKTKAIIAVHLYGQPAQADEVKKISDQHGLLLIEDCAQSHLAELNGRPTGVFGVCGCFSFYPGKNLGAYGEGGAVITNDEALYNKLMMIRDHGSAQKYYHDLIGHNYRMEGLQGAILDVKLRHLDAWTETRRRNADAYRRELAECSEIVVPEEMAGAKHVYHLFVIRSKQRDALQKYLQDNEVYTGIHYPIPCHLQKAYASLNYARGAFPVSEAYADEILSLPMSEMLTEEEIAFVAKTIKAFFAK